GCGTGATGATCGCGACTTTAAATCTGCGATATTGATGATATAGGTTTCAAATTTGTATATCAACATGTTATGCCTCCCAATTGCTAACATTCGTACGTGGCTCAAATAATATATGGTTAAGTAGGATATTTGTTTTTTATTTCGTTAAATTGATTGTACCACGCTTCTTTTTGATATTCACTAGGACTTTTGAATGAAGGTTAAGTAGAATATAGATGAGAAGCTAGTGAAATCAAGTGTATCATGGTGTATAGCATTTTATTAAAATCTCATTACAAAGAATTGATACATCTTAAAATATCGAAAAATTCTGAAAATAATATTGTTCATACTTCTGTGTTGTGATAATATTTGTCATTATTAATGATAAAGGATGTGTTTATATGTTGGACCGTATGAGTCAATTTGCGACTAAGACATTTATATTTTGGATGTTAGTGGCAGCTATAATCGGTTTTGTGTTTCCATCACAATTGTCTATATTAGGAGGATTTGTCCCTTACTTATTAGGTGTTGTCATGCTAGGAATGGGGATGACGATTGATCCCAAAGATTTTAAGATTGTTTTACAATCACCCAAACCTGTCATTATCGGAGTGATTTTACAGTTTACGATTATGCCAACATTAGCTTTTCTGATTGCCAAAGGTTTTCATTTGCCACCAGAGATTGCAATTGGTGTCATTCTAGTTGGTTGTTGTCCAGGAGGAACATCTAGTAATGTCATGAGTTACTTAGCTAAAGCAAATGTAGCATTATCTGTAGCAATTACAAGTGTTTCAACACTGATTGCACCTTTTGTCACACCAGCACTGATTTATCTTTTTGCGCATGAATGGCTAAATGTATCATTCACAAGCATGTTGTGGTCTGTTGTTCAAGTGGTACTTATTCCAATTATCATTGGATTTATTTTCCAAAAGATAGCGCACCAATTTGCTCATAAAGCAGCAACAGCATTACCACTCGTGTCTGTTATTGCGATTTCACTTATACTGGCAGCCGTAGTTGCAGGTAGTAAAGCACAAATTTTAAAAACAGGATTGCTCATTTTTGCAGTTGTCATATTACACAATGTGTTAGGATATACAATTGGTTATCTATTAGCTAAAGTGTTTAAAATGGATTATCCAGATAAAAAGGCGGTTGCTATTGAAGTGGGTATGCAAAATTCTGGTTTAGCAGTTTCGCTTGCTACCGTTCATTTCAGTCCTTTAGCTGCCGTACCTGGAGCAGTGTTTAGCTTAGTACACAATATTTCAGGGCCTATTCTTGCTAAGTATTGGTCGTCTAAAAGTAAGCGTCTCTAATACACATTTGAGGGAAATGTAAAGAGTGATTATGTTAAAATATGAATCAATGAGCATGTTTAACTTAAGAGAGACAAAGGAGCATATATTATGTACAGAGCAGTTGTATTTGATTTTGATGGTACGATTATCGATACAGAAAAACATCTTTTCGATGTCATCAATAAACATTTAGCAAAACACAACGAAGCACCCATATCGTTAGCATTCTATCGTAGATCGATAGGTGGTGCAGCAACTGAACTTCATCAGTATTTAGAATCATTACTTGGTTTAGAGAAGAAAGAAGCAATATATAAAGAACATAATGATACAAGTAGCCAACTTCCAATGATTGCAACGATTGAAAAATTAATGGCATATTTAAAACAACGTCACATTCCAATGGCTATTGCCACTAGTAGTCATAGAGAAGATATACTGCCTACTTTTCATAAATTAGGTTTAGATGAATATATTGATGTCATTGTAGGGAGGGAAGATGTTTCTAATGTCAAACCTGATCCTGAACCTTATTTAACAGCGGTGCAACAATTGAATTATAATCCAACAAATTGTTTAGCAATAGAAGATTCAGTTAATGGCGCAACTGCTGCCAATTTAGCTGGATTGGATGTCATCGTTAACACTAATGTGATGACAGAAGAACAAGATTTCACTTCAGTGAACTATATTGCCAAAGATATAGATTTTGATGATATTGTTCAACGATTTTTTGAAGTGAAATAGGAGGTGTGTCATGTTATACACGATTCTTTTTTTTATAGCGGGCCCACTTATTATTGGGATAGGTAATTTAATCTTAGGTCCGATATTTAATAAACGTGTCCCATTTCATGTGCATGTAAGATCATTTGTAGTAGGAACAGTTATTTATTTGATTTTAGCTACAATTGGATACTTTCTATTATTACAAGGTAAACTATAAAAAAAAGCCCGTTTCAGATTGAGATCATTAACTCATTTAGAAACGGGTTTCTTCATATATCAAATAAGTTGCTACATGACTTTTAATAGTAATGTAACTAAAATTAGTACGATCAAAATCGCATCAATACCAACCATTATGGCAAAACGTGTTGTCTTTTGACCTTGTGATTTTGCTAATTTCATGGCTTTATAATTCGGTATAAAACTTATAATTAATAAAATTAAAATGATGACGCCAATCAATACTGACATTAACGTTGACCTCCATTTCGTTTTTCAATATATTCCCAAATAAAACCAGCTAAGATACCGATAACGATTCCTATTATAACGCCTATTTGAATCTGTGATATCAATGCACCAATCATTAAACCAATAATGATTGCTATAGGTAATGTAGTACCAAATTTTATTTTTCTCTCTGGAGAATCTAAAACAGTAAAAGCAACTACATAAATTAAAAAGAATGCAACTGCAGCTAATATAGATTTACCAATAAGTGGTATTAAATTCGGGTGTTTAACTGAAAAATAATTGAGTAAGAAAAAGATAATTAAAAATATAGCTGAAATTTTAAATGCTTTTTTAATTAATGTTTGACTCATAACGAACTCCTTAATGATGATATGAAAAGTATATCATAAACCATAATTGTAGAAACGTTAAAGATACTTAATTGGATATATAAGTAAGACTTTAAATCATCTAAATAAGAAAATCTAAAACAGTAACTGTTATCCTATTTCAAAATTAAAAAAGTCTTGTATGATGTTCTTTTTAATAAAAATTATAAAATAGGTTGTTTATTGTAAATGTAGTAAAATTGCGGTTTTGCAAAAGACTGTTATGTCAGTTTTGTAAGCGATTTCAATAAATTGTTAAAATATTGTTTCAATTTCGTCATTTTATAGTATAATTGCGTAAATAAGATTATTATTATTTTATCTTAGTAAAAAGAGGTGGGTTATTGTTATGGAGAATAATGAATTAAAAAGGGGATTGAGTGCACGTCAGATGCAAATGATCGCACTTGGCGGTACGATTGGTGTAGGTTTGTTTATGGGAGCAACAAGCACCATTAAATGGACTGGACCATCAGTGATATTTGCATATTTAATTGCGGGTATATTTTTATTCTTAATTATGCGAGCAATGGGAGAAATGATATATATTAATCCGACAACGGGTTCATTTGCTACGTTTGCAAGTGATTACATACATCCAGCAGCAGGTTATATGACCGCTTGGAGTAATATATTCCAATGGGTTGTTGTTGGTATGAGTGAAGTAATAGCAGTAGGAGAATATATGAATTATTGGTTCCCGAACTTGCCAGCTTGGATTCCGGGAATTATAGCAGTTCTATTATTAACAGCAGCTAACTTAGTATCCGTTAAAGCATTCGGTGAATTTGAATTTTGGTTTGCATTGATTAAAGTTGTAACTATTATTTTAATGATTATTGCTGGATTTGGATTAATTTTATTCGGAATTGGAAATGGAGGACACCCTGTCGGGATTTCTAATTTATGGTCACACGGTGGATTTATGCCAAATGGTATTGTAGGATTCTTCTTTGCATTATCTATTGTCATTGGTTCATATCAAGGGGTAGAATTAATTGGTATTTCAGCAGGAGAAACAAAGGATCCACAAAAAAATATTGTCAAAGCAGTTAATGGTGTCATTTGGCGTATATTAATTTTCTATCTAGGCGCTATCTTTGTTATCGTATCAGTTTATCCGTGGGATGAATTAGGAAACATCGGTAGCCCATTCGTAGCAACATTTGCTAAAGTAGGGATTACATTTGCAGCTGGATTAATTAACTTTGTTGTATTAACAGCAGCAATGTCTGGTTGTAACTCAGGTATCTTCAGTGCGAGCCGTATGATTTATACATTAGCACGTAAAGGTCAATTACCTAAGATATTCACTAAAGTAATGAAAAACGGAGTACCATTATATACAGTATTAGCGATTTCTACAGGTATTTTAATTGGTGCATTATTAAATGTTATATTACCAATGTTCATAAAAGGTGCGGATAGTATTTTCGTATATGTATACAGTGCATCTATTTTACCTGGTATGATTCCTTGGTTTATGATTTTATTTAGCCATATTCGTTTTAGAAAATTACATCCTGAAGAAACGAAAAACCATCCATTCAAAATGCCTGGTGGTATGGTGGCAAGTTACTTAACAATTGCATTCTTAGTTATTGTTCTAATTGGAATGTTATTTAATAAAGAAACAGTAGTTTCTGTAGTGATTGGTATTATATTCTTAGCTATCGTTACTATTTATTATTTCATTAGATATAATAAAGCAGAACAACAAGCAAGAAAAAATAATACATTAAAATAGTGTGAATTTTAGAGAGGTTGAGACATAAAGTTTTTGTGCTTTGGGAAACCGATTAACGGGGGCCTTAAAGAAGGATTTTCTGTAGGAAATCCTAAACGCTTTTGTCCTAACCTCTTTTTTCTTTCGAGCTATAGAATTGAAAAAGATACAGTCTAGACACTCATTAATGTCTAAACTGTATCTTTTTTAATGCTTAAAATCAATATTTGAAAGATGCTTTCTATAATTATCTAATGCCATTTTTGATTGTGTAATGAAGTCTAACGACGATTGATAATTAAGTGCTATATAACGATAATACAGTATATCAATCGTAAACATTTGTGCAAATAATGATGTAGTCGCATCCATTCGCATTTCATTTTCGTCAGATTGTCCATAATCTAATACAATATCTGACATTTGTGAAATAATATTTTTTGATGAACTTGTAATTGTAATAATTGGAATATGATAGTCTACTACAACTTTAGCAATGGCTTGCATTTCACTTTGCATTCCATTATTAGTGATGAAAACCACACAATCTCGACTATTACAAGACGCTAACATAGTAGTGAAAATATGTGTCTCTTGTACAAGTTGTACATTCATTCCAATGCGAGATAGCTTTTGATATAAATCAGTTGCAACGACAAATGAAGCGCCATAACCATATATGAAGATGCGATTCGATTGTTTGAATTGATCACAAATACGATCAATGGTTTTATCGTTCAGTGCTTCATTGGCATTATTCAAAGCGCCTTTAGCACGTGAATGCATCTTCTTTTTTAGCGACGCTGTACTCTCATTGTCTACTAATTCCACATTATAGACCGTTGTTTCTTTTGGTAAATATTTAGATAAGCCAATTTTTAATTCGTGGAAACCACCTTCAGTGACTTTTTTGCTAAATCGAATAATTGAAGATGGACTTGTATCTAGTTCTTGTGCTAGATCTTGGGAATTCATCTGCACAACATGGTGTGGTGCATTCAAAATATAATTTGCTATTTTTTTCTCATTTTTTGTTAAATAGGGATACTGGTTATCTATTTCATATAAAATGTTTGTCATTTTAATCACCCAGTTTATTAGAGTTTCTCATTTCTTTTGTTGTTCCGAATAAATAAGTCATGATAAATCCACCGATATAAGCTGACAGTAACCCAGCTATATAACCTAAATACATATTATCTGATATCAGCGGTAATAGAGATAAGCCACTAGGTCCTACAGCTTTAGCTCCGATATGGCCAATGCCACCAATGACGGCCCCTCCAATACCTCCACCAATACAAGCAGTGAAGAATGGTCTTCCAAGTGGTAAGGTAACACCGTAAATCAGTGGTTCACCAATACCTAAGAAACCAACAGGTAATGCACCTTTTAATGTGTTTCTCAGTGGTTGATTATGTCGACATCGAACCCATAATGCTAATGCAGCACCAACTTGACCCGCACCAGACATTGCAGCTATTGGTAGTAAATAGGTTGCACCAGTACTGTTTATGAGCTCAATATGAATTGGCGTGAAAATATGGTGAAGACCTAACATCACTAATGGGAGGAAAAATGCACCAATGATAAATCCACTAAAGATGCCACCAACGTCTATTACCCAATTGACGACATGAACTAAACCATCTGATACAAACCCAGCAATTGGCATTATAATGAAAATAGTTAATAATCCAACCCCGAGTAGTGAAAGTGTTGGTGTGACAATAATATCAATAGCATTTGGTGTTACTTTATGTAGTTTTTTCTCAATGATACTTAGTATCCAAACAGCAAATATAACACCTATAATGCCACCTTGACCAGCAACGAGTGGTTCACCTGTGAAAATATTTTGAATTGGATTTTCATCAGTAAGACCGGTTAATAGTGTTGTACCACCAATAACACCACCTAAACCAGGCGTCGCGCCAAATACTTTAGCACTATTAATACCAGTGAAAATGGCTAAATATGCTAACATACCGTCTTTAATCACATTTAATATAGTTACGAGTTGTTTCATAAAATCCCCAGAAATCATATGGGCAGTAAGCATATTGTTGAGCACAGCTGCAATACCACCGATTAAACCTGCACCAATAAATGCGGGGATTAAAGGAATAAAGATATTTGAAATTGATTTCAAGAAACGTTGCCACTTACTTTGTTTCCTTGATTTTTGGTAGTGCTTTTTATTTTCTTTTGCAAGTACTTTCGCTTGAGATTGATAACTTTGATTGTCCGAATAGGAGATATCTTCACCTAACGGTACATGGCTGTAATCTGCCATATGTCCTGCTACTTTCTCTACTACTCCGGGACCCACAATGATTTGAAGTGTTTCATCTTCAACGATGCCTATGACACCTTCTATTTGATGTAATTCATCATAATTAACTATATCTGGATTCTTAATGGATAACCGCACTCTAGTCATACAATGCATGATACGCTGTATATTACGCATTCCACCTACCGCATTGATGATTTCTTGTGCGAGTCTGTCTTCTTTACTCATAGAATTAGCCCCCTTAACCTTTGATGGCTTGCTTAATCACTCCATTATGTTTTAATAATTTGTTTTGTGCATCATCTTTAGTTGTGTCACATAAATACATCACAACAGCAGTTTTAATGTTTTGATCGGCTTTTTCATAGAGTAACTTGGCTTCTTCGTCATTTAAATCACATATATCTTTAATAATTCGAATTGAACGTTGAATTAATTTTTGATTTGTTGGTTTCAAATCGACCATTAAGTTATCGTAAACTTTACCAACACCAATCATCGTCATGGTAGATATCATATTGAGGATGAGTTTTTGGGCAGTGCCTGATTTTAAGCGAGTTGAACCGGTTAATACTTCTGGTCCAACAGGTACTTCTAATGCATATTGTGATAACTTACTCATCTCACTGTTAGTGTTGCAAGAAAGAGATACGCTTACGGCACCAACCTCGTTTGCAAAGGCTAACGCTGCTTTAACGTAAGGTGTACGTCCACTAGCAGAAATACCTATTACTATGTCTTTTTTAGATAGTTGAATTGCCTTTAAATCATCTTTACCTTGTTCTTCATTATCCTCCGCACCTTCAACAGCTTCTGTCATAGC
The DNA window shown above is from Staphylococcus sp. M0911 and carries:
- a CDS encoding bile acid:sodium symporter family protein, giving the protein MLDRMSQFATKTFIFWMLVAAIIGFVFPSQLSILGGFVPYLLGVVMLGMGMTIDPKDFKIVLQSPKPVIIGVILQFTIMPTLAFLIAKGFHLPPEIAIGVILVGCCPGGTSSNVMSYLAKANVALSVAITSVSTLIAPFVTPALIYLFAHEWLNVSFTSMLWSVVQVVLIPIIIGFIFQKIAHQFAHKAATALPLVSVIAISLILAAVVAGSKAQILKTGLLIFAVVILHNVLGYTIGYLLAKVFKMDYPDKKAVAIEVGMQNSGLAVSLATVHFSPLAAVPGAVFSLVHNISGPILAKYWSSKSKRL
- the murQ gene encoding N-acetylmuramic acid 6-phosphate etherase, which produces MNHLTTESRNTETMHLDEMSIQEALKAMNDEDQFVPKAIEPIIPELTKVIKEAISKFKQHGRLIYIGAGTSGRLGVLDAAECVPTFNTSPDEVIGIIAGGSKAMTEAVEGAEDNEEQGKDDLKAIQLSKKDIVIGISASGRTPYVKAALAFANEVGAVSVSLSCNTNSEMSKLSQYALEVPVGPEVLTGSTRLKSGTAQKLILNMISTMTMIGVGKVYDNLMVDLKPTNQKLIQRSIRIIKDICDLNDEEAKLLYEKADQNIKTAVVMYLCDTTKDDAQNKLLKHNGVIKQAIKG
- a CDS encoding PTS transporter subunit EIIC yields the protein MSKEDRLAQEIINAVGGMRNIQRIMHCMTRVRLSIKNPDIVNYDELHQIEGVIGIVEDETLQIIVGPGVVEKVAGHMADYSHVPLGEDISYSDNQSYQSQAKVLAKENKKHYQKSRKQSKWQRFLKSISNIFIPLIPAFIGAGLIGGIAAVLNNMLTAHMISGDFMKQLVTILNVIKDGMLAYLAIFTGINSAKVFGATPGLGGVIGGTTLLTGLTDENPIQNIFTGEPLVAGQGGIIGVIFAVWILSIIEKKLHKVTPNAIDIIVTPTLSLLGVGLLTIFIIMPIAGFVSDGLVHVVNWVIDVGGIFSGFIIGAFFLPLVMLGLHHIFTPIHIELINSTGATYLLPIAAMSGAGQVGAALALWVRCRHNQPLRNTLKGALPVGFLGIGEPLIYGVTLPLGRPFFTACIGGGIGGAVIGGIGHIGAKAVGPSGLSLLPLISDNMYLGYIAGLLSAYIGGFIMTYLFGTTKEMRNSNKLGD
- a CDS encoding MurR/RpiR family transcriptional regulator, which produces MTNILYEIDNQYPYLTKNEKKIANYILNAPHHVVQMNSQDLAQELDTSPSSIIRFSKKVTEGGFHELKIGLSKYLPKETTVYNVELVDNESTASLKKKMHSRAKGALNNANEALNDKTIDRICDQFKQSNRIFIYGYGASFVVATDLYQKLSRIGMNVQLVQETHIFTTMLASCNSRDCVVFITNNGMQSEMQAIAKVVVDYHIPIITITSSSKNIISQMSDIVLDYGQSDENEMRMDATTSLFAQMFTIDILYYRYIALNYQSSLDFITQSKMALDNYRKHLSNIDFKH
- a CDS encoding HAD family hydrolase, which gives rise to MYRAVVFDFDGTIIDTEKHLFDVINKHLAKHNEAPISLAFYRRSIGGAATELHQYLESLLGLEKKEAIYKEHNDTSSQLPMIATIEKLMAYLKQRHIPMAIATSSHREDILPTFHKLGLDEYIDVIVGREDVSNVKPDPEPYLTAVQQLNYNPTNCLAIEDSVNGATAANLAGLDVIVNTNVMTEEQDFTSVNYIAKDIDFDDIVQRFFEVK
- a CDS encoding amino acid permease; translation: MENNELKRGLSARQMQMIALGGTIGVGLFMGATSTIKWTGPSVIFAYLIAGIFLFLIMRAMGEMIYINPTTGSFATFASDYIHPAAGYMTAWSNIFQWVVVGMSEVIAVGEYMNYWFPNLPAWIPGIIAVLLLTAANLVSVKAFGEFEFWFALIKVVTIILMIIAGFGLILFGIGNGGHPVGISNLWSHGGFMPNGIVGFFFALSIVIGSYQGVELIGISAGETKDPQKNIVKAVNGVIWRILIFYLGAIFVIVSVYPWDELGNIGSPFVATFAKVGITFAAGLINFVVLTAAMSGCNSGIFSASRMIYTLARKGQLPKIFTKVMKNGVPLYTVLAISTGILIGALLNVILPMFIKGADSIFVYVYSASILPGMIPWFMILFSHIRFRKLHPEETKNHPFKMPGGMVASYLTIAFLVIVLIGMLFNKETVVSVVIGIIFLAIVTIYYFIRYNKAEQQARKNNTLK